In Labeo rohita strain BAU-BD-2019 chromosome 16, IGBB_LRoh.1.0, whole genome shotgun sequence, one DNA window encodes the following:
- the si:dkeyp-77h1.4 gene encoding uncharacterized protein si:dkeyp-77h1.4 isoform X2: MQNLRLLILSVLLYSAFSATLKAQEESQTLFFGEDFHILVPADGADVTFRSSIVPGREKPLMSAGKVVDVRAKLNSLSSHLILENVGESDEGVYTITSNQNPEDVTRITLYVRDCSSEVIVRYGLDFHVTLHDISEPVRVGFRHITVEANQTSVPADELLNADGTPKENYQDRVEITPQKFTLRAVTGADEGSYTFSDSIGKVQKKICLNVKAHQIFVTLSYGGTLKINLHMNSSLARLQYTPKSDKQMHLIMENGELNLPPNLDLEGRFSVEDTLCFLTDVKASDAGVFSVTDFKGFLVSDVHLELEPYRLPKLYIAIIALVALLVLLLLVCLVSCLVKIRKRAAKARAIEEKAQNAGKVEGDAFRQVVKDACTRQNEEAPALSQKEDITEKSQSTEGLEVSTKEPSLQERNMETSDSGVGFNTTGLPLDSDTDAPTAAIADSDVDPDAAPDVKAVPDQTPESKAEPSKPAQTSDLKPAPVAKSTAPPPPSPEPKPPVTPEPEPKPAATPEPKTTISPPPETKPALSPSAEPKQPVTPDPKPIPSPTPEPPKAVTPTPDAKPAVTPDAKPAVSPTPEATPAKVASPEQKPAASPTPDPKSPDPKLVSPEPKPTSPTPQSKPPVSQILDSKPTTNGTPESKDDIESSAPKSPGLDVKGTTPPKTPDTGKSSVKTPELISSGGLDSASTNDSAPPTSTDGAATN; the protein is encoded by the exons ATGCAGAATCTGAGACTGCTCATCTTAAGCGTGCTGTTGTACTCAG CATTCTCTGCAACTCTGAAAG CCCAAGAAGAGTCTCAGACTCTGTTTTTTGGGGAAGACTTCCACATCCTTGTTCCAGCCGATGGAGCTGACGTGACGTTCAGGTCTTCGATTGTCCCAGGTCGTGAAAAGCCGCTGATGAGTGCTGGAAAGGTGGTGGATGTTCGTGCCAAACTCAACTCTCTGTCGAGCCACCTGATCTTGGAGAATGTCGGAGAAAGTGATGAAGGAGTCTACACCATCACATCTAACCAAAACCCAGAGGATGTTACACGCATCACACTCTATGTTAGAG ATTGCTCTAGTGAGGTCATCGTTAGGTACGGCTTAGAttttcatgtgacactgcatGATATCTCAGAGCCAGTGCGTGTGGGCTTTCGCCACATCACTGTGGAGGCCAATCAGACGTCAGTGCCGGCTGACGAACTGCTGAATGCTGATGGAACGCCCAAGGAGAACTACCAGGACCGCGTTGAGATCACTCCTCAAAAGTTCACTTTGCGTGCTGTTACAGGGGCTGATGAAGGCAGCTACACCTTTAGTGATTCCATTgggaaagttcagaagaagaTCTGCCTGAATGTGAAAG CACATCAGATATTTGTGACCCTTTCATACGGTGGCACTCTGAAAATAAACCTGCACATGAATAGCTCCTTAGCTCGCCTGCAGTACACGCCTAAGTCTGATAAACAGATGCATTTAATCATGGAGAACGGAGAGCTCAACCTGCCTCCCAACCTGGATCTTGAAGGTCGTTTCTCTGTGGAGGATACTTTGTGTTTTCTGACGGACGTGAAGGCCAGCGATGCCGGGGTTTTCAGTGTGACTGACTTTAAGGGATTCCTGGTGTCTGATGTCCACCTGGAGTTGGAAC cATACAGGCTTCCTAAACTCTACATTGCCATCATTGCTCTGGTAGCATTATTGGTGTTGCTGCTGTTGGTGTGCTTGGTGTCATGTTTGGTGAAGATACGCAAACGTGCAGCAAAGGCCAGAGCTATTGAGGAGAAGGCCCAGAATGCTGGCAAAGTGGAGGGAGATGCCTTCAGACAG GTTGTGAAAGATGCCTGTACCCGTCAGAATGAGGAAGCCCCGGCCCTGTCACAGAAAGAAGACATCACTGAGAAATCACAGAGCACAGAG GGGTTGGAGGTGTCTACTAAAGAGCCAAGCCTTCAAGAGAGAAACATGGAGACCAGTGACTCTGGAGTGGGTTTTAACACCACTGGGCTGCCACTTGACAGTGACACTGATGCCCCCACAGCAGCTATAGCAGATTCAGATGTAGATCCAGATGCTGCCCCTGATGTCAAAGCCGTTCCCGACCAAACTCCAGAGTCAAAGGCAGAGCCTTCAAAACCAGCACAAACTTCTGATTTGAAACCAGCACCCGTGGCCAAGTCGACAGCTCCTCCGCCACCTTCTCCCGAGCCCAAACCACCAGTTACACCTGAACCTGAACCCAAGCCTGCGGCTACACCTGAACCGAAAACGACCATCTCACCACCACCTGAAACAAAACCGGCCTTAAGCCCGTCGGCAGAACCCAAGCAACCTGTGACACCTGATCCGAAACCAATTCCAAGTCCAACCCCTGAACCTCCAAAAGCAGTAACACCAACTCCTGACGCAAAACCAGCCGTTACTCCAGATGCCAAACCAGCAGTTTCACCTACTCCTGAAGCCACACCAGCTAAAGTTGCCAGTCCTGAACAGAAACCCGCTGCGAGCCCCACACCTGATCCCAAGTCTCCGGATCCTAAACTGGTTTCTCCTGAGCCTAAACCAACTTCGCCAACTCCACAGTCTAAACCACCGGTCTCGCAGATTCTCGACTCGAAACCAACCACAAATGGTACTCCCGAATCCAAGGATGACATCGAGTCAAGTGCACCCAAATCTCCTGGGCTGGATGTGAAGGGCACAACCCCTCCCAAAACCCCTGATACTGGGAAAAGCTCAGTCAAAACTCCTGAGCTCATCTCCAGTGGAGGTCTAGACTCGGCTTCCACCAATGACAGTGCACCACCTACAAGCACTGATGGAGCTGCCACCAACTGA
- the si:dkeyp-77h1.4 gene encoding uncharacterized protein si:dkeyp-77h1.4 isoform X1, whose product MQNLRLLILSVLLYSAFSATLKAQEESQTLFFGEDFHILVPADGADVTFRSSIVPGREKPLMSAGKVVDVRAKLNSLSSHLILENVGESDEGVYTITSNQNPEDVTRITLYVRDCSSEVIVRYGLDFHVTLHDISEPVRVGFRHITVEANQTSVPADELLNADGTPKENYQDRVEITPQKFTLRAVTGADEGSYTFSDSIGKVQKKICLNVKAHQIFVTLSYGGTLKINLHMNSSLARLQYTPKSDKQMHLIMENGELNLPPNLDLEGRFSVEDTLCFLTDVKASDAGVFSVTDFKGFLVSDVHLELEPYRLPKLYIAIIALVALLVLLLLVCLVSCLVKIRKRAAKARAIEEKAQNAGKVEGDAFRQVVKDACTRQNEEAPALSQKEDITEKSQSTEVSIKGLEVSTKEPSLQERNMETSDSGVGFNTTGLPLDSDTDAPTAAIADSDVDPDAAPDVKAVPDQTPESKAEPSKPAQTSDLKPAPVAKSTAPPPPSPEPKPPVTPEPEPKPAATPEPKTTISPPPETKPALSPSAEPKQPVTPDPKPIPSPTPEPPKAVTPTPDAKPAVTPDAKPAVSPTPEATPAKVASPEQKPAASPTPDPKSPDPKLVSPEPKPTSPTPQSKPPVSQILDSKPTTNGTPESKDDIESSAPKSPGLDVKGTTPPKTPDTGKSSVKTPELISSGGLDSASTNDSAPPTSTDGAATN is encoded by the exons ATGCAGAATCTGAGACTGCTCATCTTAAGCGTGCTGTTGTACTCAG CATTCTCTGCAACTCTGAAAG CCCAAGAAGAGTCTCAGACTCTGTTTTTTGGGGAAGACTTCCACATCCTTGTTCCAGCCGATGGAGCTGACGTGACGTTCAGGTCTTCGATTGTCCCAGGTCGTGAAAAGCCGCTGATGAGTGCTGGAAAGGTGGTGGATGTTCGTGCCAAACTCAACTCTCTGTCGAGCCACCTGATCTTGGAGAATGTCGGAGAAAGTGATGAAGGAGTCTACACCATCACATCTAACCAAAACCCAGAGGATGTTACACGCATCACACTCTATGTTAGAG ATTGCTCTAGTGAGGTCATCGTTAGGTACGGCTTAGAttttcatgtgacactgcatGATATCTCAGAGCCAGTGCGTGTGGGCTTTCGCCACATCACTGTGGAGGCCAATCAGACGTCAGTGCCGGCTGACGAACTGCTGAATGCTGATGGAACGCCCAAGGAGAACTACCAGGACCGCGTTGAGATCACTCCTCAAAAGTTCACTTTGCGTGCTGTTACAGGGGCTGATGAAGGCAGCTACACCTTTAGTGATTCCATTgggaaagttcagaagaagaTCTGCCTGAATGTGAAAG CACATCAGATATTTGTGACCCTTTCATACGGTGGCACTCTGAAAATAAACCTGCACATGAATAGCTCCTTAGCTCGCCTGCAGTACACGCCTAAGTCTGATAAACAGATGCATTTAATCATGGAGAACGGAGAGCTCAACCTGCCTCCCAACCTGGATCTTGAAGGTCGTTTCTCTGTGGAGGATACTTTGTGTTTTCTGACGGACGTGAAGGCCAGCGATGCCGGGGTTTTCAGTGTGACTGACTTTAAGGGATTCCTGGTGTCTGATGTCCACCTGGAGTTGGAAC cATACAGGCTTCCTAAACTCTACATTGCCATCATTGCTCTGGTAGCATTATTGGTGTTGCTGCTGTTGGTGTGCTTGGTGTCATGTTTGGTGAAGATACGCAAACGTGCAGCAAAGGCCAGAGCTATTGAGGAGAAGGCCCAGAATGCTGGCAAAGTGGAGGGAGATGCCTTCAGACAG GTTGTGAAAGATGCCTGTACCCGTCAGAATGAGGAAGCCCCGGCCCTGTCACAGAAAGAAGACATCACTGAGAAATCACAGAGCACAGAGGTTAGCATTAAG GGGTTGGAGGTGTCTACTAAAGAGCCAAGCCTTCAAGAGAGAAACATGGAGACCAGTGACTCTGGAGTGGGTTTTAACACCACTGGGCTGCCACTTGACAGTGACACTGATGCCCCCACAGCAGCTATAGCAGATTCAGATGTAGATCCAGATGCTGCCCCTGATGTCAAAGCCGTTCCCGACCAAACTCCAGAGTCAAAGGCAGAGCCTTCAAAACCAGCACAAACTTCTGATTTGAAACCAGCACCCGTGGCCAAGTCGACAGCTCCTCCGCCACCTTCTCCCGAGCCCAAACCACCAGTTACACCTGAACCTGAACCCAAGCCTGCGGCTACACCTGAACCGAAAACGACCATCTCACCACCACCTGAAACAAAACCGGCCTTAAGCCCGTCGGCAGAACCCAAGCAACCTGTGACACCTGATCCGAAACCAATTCCAAGTCCAACCCCTGAACCTCCAAAAGCAGTAACACCAACTCCTGACGCAAAACCAGCCGTTACTCCAGATGCCAAACCAGCAGTTTCACCTACTCCTGAAGCCACACCAGCTAAAGTTGCCAGTCCTGAACAGAAACCCGCTGCGAGCCCCACACCTGATCCCAAGTCTCCGGATCCTAAACTGGTTTCTCCTGAGCCTAAACCAACTTCGCCAACTCCACAGTCTAAACCACCGGTCTCGCAGATTCTCGACTCGAAACCAACCACAAATGGTACTCCCGAATCCAAGGATGACATCGAGTCAAGTGCACCCAAATCTCCTGGGCTGGATGTGAAGGGCACAACCCCTCCCAAAACCCCTGATACTGGGAAAAGCTCAGTCAAAACTCCTGAGCTCATCTCCAGTGGAGGTCTAGACTCGGCTTCCACCAATGACAGTGCACCACCTACAAGCACTGATGGAGCTGCCACCAACTGA